From the Pseudomonadales bacterium genome, one window contains:
- a CDS encoding PaaI family thioesterase, protein MSGALDTEQMIEYMRLRAGAFMRILDGSVEAIDQQRGWARLRWYPTEACCHSGTIVQGGFVTSMLDAAMAHAITAKVGVGMMAPTLELKVSFFRVCSPGVCFSEGRVVHSTRSIVFAEADLTDADGTPIARASATCKVAPLKG, encoded by the coding sequence GTGAGTGGAGCACTCGATACGGAACAGATGATCGAATACATGCGCCTGCGTGCGGGGGCGTTCATGCGCATCCTCGACGGCAGCGTGGAAGCGATCGATCAGCAGCGCGGCTGGGCACGGCTGCGCTGGTATCCGACCGAAGCATGCTGCCATTCGGGAACGATCGTGCAGGGCGGTTTCGTGACCTCGATGCTCGATGCGGCGATGGCACACGCGATCACGGCGAAGGTCGGCGTCGGCATGATGGCGCCGACGCTGGAACTGAAGGTGTCGTTCTTCAGGGTCTGCAGCCCCGGGGTGTGCTTCAGCGAAGGCCGCGTGGTGCACAGCACGCGTTCGATCGTATTTGCCGAGGCAGACCTGACCGACGCGGACGGCACGCCGATCGCACGTGCTTCGGCCACCTGCAAGGTGGCGCCGCTGAAGGGCTGA